Part of the Salinimonas iocasae genome, GTGCGATGTTATTCGGACGATTAGAAGTGTTTTCGTTATTGGTACTGTTCTCGCCAACCTTCTGGCGCAGCTAGCGTCCGCTGCGCATAACGGCTTTTAACCAAAGAAAAACGCACTGGGCTGGAAGATTTTTTCCACATCATTGATGTATTTCTTATCGACCAGAAACAGTATGACATGGTCGTTAGCTTCAATTTTCGTGTCACTATGGGCAATAATCACCTGATCATCACGCACCACAGCCCCGATAGTCGTACCGGGCGGAAGCTTGATATCGCCAATTTCGCGGCCAACAACACGCGAGGTATTTTCATCGCCATGAGCAATGGCTTCTATAGCCTCTGCGGCCCCGCGGCGAAGTGAGTACACATTAACTATATCGCCGCGTCGTATGTGGGTAAGCAGGGCTGAGATAGTGGCCTGCTGCGGTGAAAAGGCAATATCAATTTCGCCGCCCTGTACCAGGTCGACATAAGCGCTACGCTGAATCAGCACCATCGCCTTTTGGGCGCCCATGCGTTTGGCCAGCATGGCCGACATAATATTCGCTTCATCATCGTTGGTAACAGCAATGAAGGCATCGACATCCTCGATACTTTCTTCAGTGAGAAGCTCTGGATCTGAGGCATCACCGCAAAATACGATAGTCTTATCCAGATGAGCGGAAAGGTACTGAGCGCGCTCACGGTCAAACTCAATCAGTTTAACATTGTGATTGTGCTCAAGACGCTTAGCCAGCCCGGCACCAATAAGACCACCACCGGCAATCATGATGCGCTTATAGCTGGATTCCAGTTTTTGTAATTCGCTCATCACAGCACGAATGTGCTTGGTGGCGGCGATGAAAAAGACCTCATCATCGGCCTCAATGACCGTGGTACCCAGCGGCCGGATAGGGCGACCGCGACGGTAAATAGCGGCCACGCGGGTTTCAACGTTAGGCATGTGCTCTTTTAACGCTGAAAGGGCATGGCCCACCAGAAGACCGCCGTAATAGGCTTTTACTGCAACAAGGCTGGCTTTGCCTTCAGCAAATTCAACCACCTGCAACGCACCCGGGTAATCAATAAGACGTTTAATGGCCTTTGTAACCAATTGCTCCGGCGCAATAATGTGGTCGACAGGAATATCCTGCTGCTTATACAGCTGTTCCTGATAAATAATATATTGCTCGGAACGCACCCGGGCGATTTTGGTGGGGGTTTTGAACAGGCTGTAGGCCACCTGACACGCCAGCATATTGCTTTCATCACTATTAGTAACCGCAATGAGCATGTCGGCATCTTCAGCACCCGCTTTTTTTAATATATCGGGATGCGAACCTACGCCTACCACCACCTGCAAGTCGAGCCTGTCCTGCAAAGAGCGCAGACGGTTAGGATCGGAATCGATAACAGTAATTTCATTTTTCTCACCAACCAGGTTTTCCGCCAGTGTACCGCCAACCTGTCCGGCTCCAAGGATGATAATTTTCATGAGACTCTGTTATCGCTCTACTGATTGATTTAATTGGAAGACTTTAACAGCCTGCAATAATAGAAACCATCCATTTGTTGCTCACCAGGCAGAATTTGTCTGCCGGGTGTTTGGGGGGAATCTGATTCGCTCAATGGTTGCAAAGAAGCGTTCTGATTGCGTGTTAAAAAATGCCTCATCTGCTCGGAATTTTCACTCTGTAGCACGGAGCAGGTTGCATAAAGTAGTGTGCCGCCTGGCTTTAGAAGTGGCCATAACGCATCAAGAATTGAGGCCTGCAAA contains:
- the trkA gene encoding Trk system potassium transporter TrkA, yielding MKIIILGAGQVGGTLAENLVGEKNEITVIDSDPNRLRSLQDRLDLQVVVGVGSHPDILKKAGAEDADMLIAVTNSDESNMLACQVAYSLFKTPTKIARVRSEQYIIYQEQLYKQQDIPVDHIIAPEQLVTKAIKRLIDYPGALQVVEFAEGKASLVAVKAYYGGLLVGHALSALKEHMPNVETRVAAIYRRGRPIRPLGTTVIEADDEVFFIAATKHIRAVMSELQKLESSYKRIMIAGGGLIGAGLAKRLEHNHNVKLIEFDRERAQYLSAHLDKTIVFCGDASDPELLTEESIEDVDAFIAVTNDDEANIMSAMLAKRMGAQKAMVLIQRSAYVDLVQGGEIDIAFSPQQATISALLTHIRRGDIVNVYSLRRGAAEAIEAIAHGDENTSRVVGREIGDIKLPPGTTIGAVVRDDQVIIAHSDTKIEANDHVILFLVDKKYINDVEKIFQPSAFFFG